A DNA window from Aureibaculum sp. 2308TA14-22 contains the following coding sequences:
- a CDS encoding acyl-CoA thioesterase: MAFKIKFHTKWADFDANRHMRHTAYNDYAAECRVRFLTENGFGIERFEKDNIGPVLFKEETTFYREIKLGEDITVELFLAGMSKNGERFKMFHKIFREDGVLVAEVKIYAAWLDLEKRKLISPPTDLVEKTLNNLEKVENFEEITLKNKSEV; the protein is encoded by the coding sequence ATGGCATTTAAAATTAAATTTCATACAAAATGGGCAGATTTTGATGCCAATAGACATATGCGTCATACCGCTTATAATGATTATGCTGCGGAATGTAGAGTTCGTTTTTTAACAGAAAACGGTTTTGGTATTGAACGTTTTGAAAAAGATAATATTGGTCCGGTTCTATTTAAGGAAGAAACCACTTTTTACAGAGAGATAAAGTTAGGTGAAGATATAACCGTTGAACTGTTTTTAGCTGGCATGTCCAAAAATGGCGAACGTTTTAAAATGTTCCATAAAATTTTTAGAGAAGATGGTGTCTTGGTAGCTGAAGTAAAAATATATGCCGCTTGGCTGGATTTGGAAAAAAGAAAGCTGATATCCCCTCCAACCGATTTGGTAGAAAAAACCTTGAACAATTTAGAAAAGGTTGAAAACTTTGAGGAAATTACTTTAAAAAACAAATCAGAGGTTTGA